One window of the Raphanus sativus cultivar WK10039 unplaced genomic scaffold, ASM80110v3 Scaffold3014, whole genome shotgun sequence genome contains the following:
- the LOC130506231 gene encoding patatin-like protein 2 — MQMESPKSPLQPPTYGNLVTILSIDGGGIRGIIPATILAFLESELQKLDGDQARLADYFDVMAGTSTGGLVTAMLTAPNKEGRPLFAASEIKEFYLEHCPKIFPQDHFPFSATKNLLKSLTGPKYDGEYLHRLIHAKLGDTRLHQTLTNVVIPTFDIKHLQPTIFSSYEVKTNPLKNATLADITISTSAAPTYLPAHFFETHDSAGNVKEYNLIDGGVAANNPALVAIGEVTKEITRGSSDFFPIRPNDYGRFLVLSLGTGTRKSEEKFNANEVAGWGMLSWLTHDNSTPLIDAFMQASSDMVDFHLSAVFRALHSEANYIRIQDDTLNGDAASVDISTVENLDILAKTGDELLKKHVSRVNLESGCNENAYEVTNEKALIKLAGILSKEKMIRDSRSPHGKAPNRK, encoded by the exons ATGCAAATGGAGAGCCCAAAATCACCTCTTCAACCCCCAACTTATGGAAACTTAGTCACAATCCTTAGCATCGATGGTGGTGGCATTAGAGGGATTATTCCTGCCACTATCCTTGCTTTTTTGGAATCGGAACTTCAG AAACTGGACGGAGACCAAGCAAGACTTGCAGACTACTTTGATGTTATGGCAGGAACAAGCACCGGTGGACTGGTTACAGCCATGCTAACTGCTCCCAATAAGGAAGGCCGACCCTTGTTTGCAGCCTCTGAGATTAAAGAATTTTATCTTGAGCACTGCCCAAAAATCTTTCCTCAAGATCATTTCCCATTCTCTGCCACCAAGAACTTGCTGAAGTCTTTGACTGGTCCCAAGTATGATGGTGAATACCTTCATCGACTTATCCATGCCAAATTGGGTGATACAAGGTTGCATCAAACACTTACTAACGTTGTCATTCCAACTTTCGATATAAAGCATCTTCAACCTACTATATTTAGTAGTTACGAG GTGAAGACAAATCCTCTCAAGAACGCAACCCTCGCTGACATAACAATCTCAACTTCAGCAGCGCCTACATACTTGCCTGCCCATTTCTTCGAAACCCATGATTCAGCCGGAAACGTGAAAGAATACAATCTTATTGACGGGGGAGTTGCAGCTAACAATCCG GCTTTGGTGGCCATTGGGGAGGTGACAAAAGAAATAACAAGAGGGAGCAGTGACTTTTTCCCCATAAGACCAAATGATTACGGAAGGTTTCTTGTGCTTTCTCTTGGAACTGGAACTCGTAAATCAGAAGAGAAATTCAACGCAAATGAAGTAGCTGGATGGGGAATGTTGAGTTGGTTAACACACGACAACTCTACACCtctcattgatgctttcatgcaaGCTAGTTCCGATATGGTTGATTTTCATCTCTCTGCCGTTTTTCGAGCTCTTCACTCTGAAGCCAATTATATACGAATCCAG GATGATACATTAAATGGGGATGCTGCTTCTGTTGATATTTCTACCGTTGAGAATCTCGACATTCTCGCCAAGACAGGAGATGAACTTCTCAAGAAACATGTTTCAAGAGTCAATCTTGAGTCGGGATGTAACGAAAATGCTTATGAAGTGACCAATGAAAAGGCCCTTATAAA GTTAGCAGGAATACTATCAAAAGAAAAGATGATCCGAGACTCGCGATCTCCTCATGGAAAGGCGCCAAAtaggaaataa
- the LOC130506230 gene encoding uncharacterized protein LOC130506230, which produces MDKTWIWLPRNSHEYSEGATNFVNSSARRLGSLLEMLCPCRDCRNLSHQSLDKIVEHLVIRGMDKKYKSSRWSIHGEKRDSAEDSVLQCETEAFDLFKTAFSMDEGGPNPTTDNEDDEAPEELEFTKKLRDAQTPLYSGCLKHTKVSAIMGLYRFKVKSGVSENYFDQLLVLLEDLLPEDNVLPKSLAAIKKFLKIFGFGYDNIHACKNDCILYRKEYENLQSCPRCKVSRWEMDKHSNEIKVGIPAKVLRYFPIKDRFRRMFRSKRMAEDLRWHYTNATEDGTMRHPVDSISWAQVNAKWPDFAADPRNLRLGISTDGMNPFSMQSTNHSTWPVLLVNYNTPPTMCMKAENIMLTLLIPGPTAPGNNIDVYLAPLIDDLKDLWAEGIEVYDSFAKENFNLRALLLWSISDYPALGTLSGCKVKGKQACNVCGKDTPARWLKFSRKFVYMGNRRRLPPGHRYRYKKAWFDNTVEEVNANRIQTGAEIYETLQAFTNDFGRPLEKEKKRKRLELEDDERVVEEECDESNELWRWKKRSIFFDLPYWKELPVRHNIDVMHVEKNVSDAILSLLMQSAKSKDGLKARKDLEDIGIRKHLHTEVRGKKTYLPPAAYWLSKKEKTIFCQRLAKFRGPDGYCGNIANCVSVNPPNIGSLKSHDHHVLVQNLLPAALRGLLHRGPRIAINRLCSYFNRLCQRIIDPEKLISMETEFVETMCQLERFFPPALFDIMFHLPIHLSKEARLGGPVHFRWMYPFERYMKTLKAFVKNYARPEACMAEAYLAGECVAFCLEFLKDSVPVQEAVNRNEDVETDTMVVEGRPLQKGIEVTLSDKDRDIAHRYVLMNMASLDPFLEMHLEELQAKDARLARNETLLWKYHTDHFAEWLKNKIHSDSTDSHSKEIRWLAFGPRNVALAHKGFIINGQRFHTDAVKLKTQNSGVTYEAFSMCRSSARDMRQVADMITYYGVIKEILVIDYHMFKVPLFRCNWANTANGVKEEDGFTLVNLHMNQAAYLKDPFILPSQAKQVFYSREDDASNWYVVMRAPPRGYHELETEEDLGGAPLPVQEVDDMGDEASDDDSVYVRDDCEGLLVVD; this is translated from the exons ATGGATAAGACGTGGATTTGGCTTCCAAG GAATAGCCACGAGTATTCAGAAGGAGCAACTAATTTCGTGAATTCGTCAGCAAGAAGATTGGGAAGTCTTCTTGAAATGCTATGCCCTTGTAGAGACTGCCGCAATCTGAGCCATCAGTCACTGGATAAAATTGTGGAGCATTTGGTGATTAGGGGTATGGATAAGAAGTATAAGAGTTCTCGTTGGAGTATTCATGGTGAAAAAAGAGATTCTGCAGAAGACAGTGTACTTCAATGTGAAACAGAGGCATTTGATTTGTTTAAGACAGCATTCTCCATGGACGAAGGTGGTCCAAACCCGACAACTGACAACGAAGATGATGAAGCACCAGAGGAACTTGAGTTTACAAAAAAGCTAAGAGATGCTCAAACGCCATTATACTCGGGTTGTCTCAAGCACACAAAGGTTTCAGCTATCATGGGACTTTACAGATTCAAGGTTAAAAGTGGTGTGTCGGAGAACTACTTTGATCAGCTGTTGGTTTTACTTGAGGATTTGCTACCTGAAGACAATGTTCTTCCCAAGAGTTTAGCTGCAATCAAGAAATTTCTGAAGATCTTTGGGTTCGGCTACGACAATATCCATGCTTGCAAGAATGATTGCATACTGTATAGGAAGGAGTACGAGAACCTACAAAGCTGTCCAAGATGCAAAGTTTCAAGATGGGAAATGGATAAGCACAGTAATGAGATAAAGGTGGGGATTCCGGCAAAGGTCCTAAGATATTTTCCAATCAAGGACAGGTTTAGGAGGATGTTTAGATCAAAGAGGATGGCTGAAGATCTGCGTTGGCACTATACCAATGCCACTGAAGACGGTACAATGCGGCACCCCGTTGATTCTATCTCTTGGGCACAAGTGAATGCTAAATGGCCAGACTTTGCTGCTGATCCACGGAATCTTCGACTTGGGATTTCCACAGATGGGATGAACCCTTTCTCCATGCAAAGCACCAATCACAGCACATGGCCAGTGTTGTTAGTGAACTATAACACGCCTCCAACCATGTGTATGAAGGCTGAGAATATAATGTTGACTTTGTTGATCCCTGGTCCTACTGCTCCTGGTAATAACATAGATGTTTACCTAGCACCACTGATAGACGATCTAAAAGATTTGTGGGCTGAGGGTATTGAAGTGTATGACTCATTTGCGAAGGAGAATTTTAATCTCAGAGCCTTGCTGCTTTGGAGTATCAGTGACTATCCAGCCTTAGGAACACTGTCTGGATGTAAAGTAAAGGGGAAACAAGCCTGCAATGTATGCGGAAAGGATACACCTGCAAGGTGGCTTAAGTTTAGCCGCAAGTTTGTCTACATGGGTAACAGAAGGAGACTACCGCCTGGCCATCGTTACAGATATAAAAAAGCTTGGTTTGACAACACTGTGGAGGAAGTGAATGCGAATAGGATACAAACAGGCGCTGAGATATATGAAACACTACAAGCTTTTACGAATGATTTTGGTAGACCTctagagaaggaaaaaaaaaggaaaagactagagttggaagatgatgaGAGGGTAGTGGAAGAAGAGTGTGATGAATCAAATGAACTATGGCGGTGGAAGAAGAGATCAATATTCTTTGATCTACCTTACTGGAAG GAGTTACCTGTTCGTCACAATATTGATGTTATGCACGTAGAAAAGAATGTGTCTGATGCTATATTGTCTCTGTTGATGCAAAGTGCGAAGTCAAAAGATGGGTTGAAAGCAAGAAAAGACTTAGAAGATATTGGAATCAGAAAGCACTTGCACACAGAGGTGAGGGGAAAGAAAACATACTTACCTCCTGCTGCCTACTGGTTATCGAAGAAAGAGAAGACCATTTTTTGCCAAAGGTTAGCTAAGTTTAGAGGTCCTGATGGTTATTGTGGTAATATTGCGAATTGTGTTTCAGTTAACCCTCCAAATATTGGTAGTTTAAAGTCGCATGATCATCATGTCCTAGTACAGAACTTGTTACCAGCTGCATTAAGAGGGTTGTTACATAGGGGTCCTAGGATAGCCATAAATAGATTATGCAGTTACTTCAATAGGTTGTGTCAGCGCATCATTGACCCAGAGAAACTTATATCCATGGAAACAGAGTTTGTGGAAACAATGTGTCAGCTGGAGCGCTTCTTCCCTCCAGCCCTTTTTGATATCATGTTTCACCTACCAATACATCTATCAAAAGAGGCACGCTTGGGAGGACCAGTTCACTTCCGCTGGATGTATCCCTTTGAAAG GTACATGAAAACACTAAAGGCTTTTGTGAAGAATTATGCAAGGCCAGAAGCATGTATGGCTGAGGCGTATTTGGCTGGAGAATGCGTTGCATTCTGTTTAGAGTTCCTTAAAGATTCAGTACCAGTTCAAGAAGCAGTTAATCGTAATGAAGATGTCGAGACTGACACAATGGTGGTTGAAGGCCGACCTCTGCAGAAGGGTATAGAGGTTACCCTTTCAGATAAAGATAGAGACATTGCACATCGCTATGTGCTAATGAACATGGCATCTTTGGATCCATTTCTTGA gATGCATTTGGAAGAGTTGCAAGCAAAGGATGCTCGATTGGCTAGAAATGAAACTTTGTTATGGAAATACCATACTGACCACTTTGCAGAATGGCTTAAAAATAAG ATTCATTCAGACTCAACAGATAGTCATTCTAAGGAGATAAGGTGGTTGGCATTTGGGCCAAGAAATGTTGCTTTAGCACATAAAGGATTCATCATCAATGGCCAACGGTTTCATACTGATGCGGTCAAGCTGAAGACACAAAACAGTGGAGTAACTTATGAAGCCTTTAGCATGTGTAGATCAAGTGCTCGAGATATGAGACAGGTCGCGGATATGATTACATACTATGGAGTGATAAAGGAGATTTTGGTCATCGACTATCACATGTTCAAAGTGCCACTCTTTAGATGCAACTGGGCAAACACAGCGAATGGTGTGAAGGAAGAAGATGGCTTCACTCTTGTTAACCTTCATATGAACCAAGCAGCCTATTTGAAAGATCCATTCATTCTACCTTCTCAAGCAAAACAGGTTTTCTACTCTAGGGAGGATGATGCTTCAAATTGGTATGTTGTTATGAGAGCACCACCTAGAGGTTATCATGAGTTGGAAACAGAAGAGGATTTAGGTGGTGCTCCTTTACCTGTCCAAGAAGTTGATGATATGGGTGATGAAGCTTCAGATGATGA